From Streptomyces sp. TLI_105, the proteins below share one genomic window:
- the gltX gene encoding glutamate--tRNA ligase — protein MANANIRVRFCPSPTGNPHVGLVRTALFNWAFARHNQGTMVFRIEDTDAARDSEESYNQLLDSLRWLGLDWDEGPEIGGPHAPYRQSQRMDIYKDVADKLLAGGHAYHCFCTAVELEARRDAARLAGKPSGYDGTCRNLSAERIERYRAEGRESIVRFRMPDEPITFTDLVRGELTFTPDNVPDYGILRANGAPLYTLVNPVDDALMEITHVLRGEDLLSSTPRQVALYKALIELGIAKEIPSFGHLPYVMGEGNKKLSKRDPQASLNLYRERGFLPEGLLNYLSLLGWSFSADQDIFTIPEMVAKFDIADVNANPARFDLKKAESINADHIRMLDVKAFAAACEPWLRAPHAPWAPEDFDQAAWEAIAPHAQTRVTVLSDITANVDFLFLSEPVFDQPSWDKAMKGEPAALLTTAREKLDAADWSDPESLKNAVLAAGEVHGLKLGKAQAPVRVAVTGRTVGLPLFESLEILGKEKTLARIDATLAKLAG, from the coding sequence GTGGCTAACGCGAACATCCGCGTCCGTTTCTGTCCCTCGCCGACCGGCAACCCCCACGTGGGCCTGGTCCGCACCGCCCTCTTCAACTGGGCCTTCGCCCGGCACAACCAGGGCACCATGGTCTTCCGCATCGAGGACACCGACGCTGCGCGCGACTCCGAGGAGTCGTACAACCAGCTGCTCGACTCGCTGCGCTGGCTCGGCCTCGACTGGGACGAGGGCCCCGAGATCGGCGGCCCCCACGCGCCGTACCGCCAGTCGCAGCGGATGGACATCTACAAGGACGTCGCGGACAAGCTGCTCGCCGGCGGTCACGCGTACCACTGCTTCTGCACCGCCGTGGAGCTGGAAGCCCGCCGCGACGCCGCCCGCCTGGCCGGCAAGCCGTCCGGTTACGACGGCACCTGCCGCAACCTGAGTGCCGAGCGCATCGAGCGCTACCGCGCCGAGGGCCGCGAGTCGATCGTCCGCTTCCGGATGCCCGACGAGCCGATCACCTTCACCGACCTGGTCCGCGGCGAGCTCACCTTCACCCCGGACAACGTGCCGGACTACGGCATCCTCCGGGCCAACGGCGCCCCGCTGTACACCCTGGTCAACCCGGTCGACGACGCCCTGATGGAGATCACCCACGTCCTCCGCGGCGAGGACCTGCTCTCCTCCACCCCGCGCCAGGTCGCGCTCTACAAGGCGCTGATCGAGCTGGGCATCGCCAAGGAGATCCCCTCCTTCGGCCACCTGCCGTACGTGATGGGCGAGGGCAACAAGAAGCTCTCCAAGCGCGACCCGCAGGCCTCCCTCAACCTCTACCGGGAGCGCGGCTTCCTCCCCGAGGGCCTGCTGAACTACCTGTCGCTCCTCGGCTGGTCCTTCTCGGCCGACCAGGACATCTTCACCATCCCCGAGATGGTGGCGAAGTTCGACATCGCCGACGTCAACGCCAACCCGGCGCGCTTCGACCTCAAGAAGGCCGAGTCGATCAACGCCGACCACATCCGGATGCTGGACGTGAAGGCCTTCGCCGCGGCCTGCGAGCCCTGGCTCCGCGCCCCGCACGCCCCCTGGGCCCCCGAGGACTTCGACCAGGCCGCCTGGGAGGCCATCGCGCCGCACGCCCAGACCCGCGTGACCGTCCTCTCGGACATCACGGCCAACGTGGACTTCCTCTTCCTGTCCGAGCCGGTCTTCGACCAGCCCTCGTGGGACAAGGCCATGAAGGGCGAGCCCGCGGCCCTGCTCACCACCGCCCGCGAGAAGCTCGACGCGGCCGACTGGAGCGACCCCGAGTCCCTCAAGAACGCCGTCCTGGCCGCCGGCGAGGTCCACGGCCTCAAGCTCGGCAAGGCGCAGGCCCCGGTCCGCGTGGCCGTCACCGGCCGCACGGTCGGCCTGCCGCTCTTCGAGTCCCTGGAGATCCTGGGCAAGGAGAAGACCCTGGCCCGCATCGACGCGACCCTGGCGAAGCTCGCCGGCTGA
- a CDS encoding roadblock/LC7 domain-containing protein → MSQAAQNLNWLITNFVDNTPGVSHTVVVSADGLLLAMSEGFPRDRADQLAAVASGLTSLTAGASRIFEGGPVAQTVVEMERGFLFLMQVSDGSSLAVLAHPECDIGLVGYEMALLVDRAGSVLTPDLRAELQGSLLH, encoded by the coding sequence ATGAGCCAGGCGGCGCAGAATCTGAACTGGTTGATCACCAACTTCGTGGACAACACCCCCGGGGTGTCCCACACAGTGGTGGTCTCCGCCGACGGACTCCTGCTGGCCATGTCCGAAGGATTCCCCCGCGACCGCGCCGACCAGCTGGCGGCGGTCGCATCCGGACTGACCTCGCTGACCGCGGGCGCGTCCCGGATCTTCGAGGGTGGTCCCGTGGCACAGACCGTGGTGGAGATGGAGCGCGGCTTCCTCTTCCTCATGCAGGTCTCCGACGGCTCCTCGCTGGCCGTGCTCGCTCACCCCGAGTGCGACATCGGCCTCGTGGGCTACGAGATGGCGCTGCTGGTCGACCGGGCCGGCAGCGTCCTCACCCCGGATCTCCGTGCGGAGCTCCAGGGCAGCCTGCTCCACTAG
- a CDS encoding fumarylacetoacetate hydrolase family protein, with translation MRIARFSIDGNVAFGAVEGEGTVESGGLVLDIIKGIPYTDFELSGTKVPLSKVRLLPPVLPNKVVAIGRNYAEHAAELGNEVPDVPVAFFKPTTSVIGPGDAIEYPSFSDELHHEAELAVVIGRMCREVPRERVKDVVFGYTCANDVTARDVQQREKQWARAKGFDTSCPLGPWVETDLDPSDLTIQATVNGEQRQLGRTSDMIRSIEDLVVHITEAMTLLPGDVILTGTPAGVGPLNVGDEVAVTIEGIGTLTNKVIKRG, from the coding sequence GTGCGCATCGCCAGATTCTCCATCGACGGCAATGTGGCCTTCGGCGCCGTCGAGGGCGAGGGAACCGTCGAGTCCGGCGGCCTCGTCCTCGACATCATCAAGGGCATCCCGTACACCGACTTCGAGCTCAGCGGCACCAAGGTCCCGCTGAGCAAGGTACGGCTCCTGCCGCCCGTGCTCCCCAACAAGGTCGTGGCCATCGGCCGCAACTACGCCGAGCACGCCGCCGAACTCGGCAACGAGGTCCCCGACGTCCCCGTCGCCTTCTTCAAGCCCACCACCTCGGTGATCGGCCCCGGCGACGCCATCGAGTACCCCTCCTTCTCCGACGAGCTGCACCACGAGGCCGAACTGGCCGTCGTCATCGGCCGCATGTGCCGTGAGGTGCCCCGTGAGCGCGTGAAGGACGTCGTCTTCGGCTACACCTGCGCCAACGACGTCACCGCCCGCGACGTCCAGCAGCGCGAGAAGCAGTGGGCCCGTGCCAAGGGCTTCGACACCTCCTGCCCCCTGGGCCCCTGGGTGGAGACCGACCTCGACCCGAGCGACCTGACCATCCAGGCCACGGTCAACGGCGAACAGCGCCAGCTGGGTCGGACGAGCGACATGATCCGCTCCATCGAGGACCTGGTCGTCCACATCACCGAGGCCATGACGCTGCTCCCCGGCGACGTCATCCTCACCGGCACCCCCGCCGGAGTCGGCCCCCTCAACGTCGGCGACGAGGTCGCCGTCACCATCGAAGGCATCGGCACTCTCACCAATAAGGTGATCAAGCGTGGCTAA
- a CDS encoding DUF742 domain-containing protein, with protein MTPPPASHDPYGASVDEYGYEGDQPLVRPYAMTGGRTRPRYQLAIEALVSTTADPAHLATLLPEHQRICHLCREVKSVAEVSALLSMPLGVARILVADLAEAGMVAIHQPGNGETGGTPDVTLLERVLSGLRKL; from the coding sequence ATGACCCCGCCCCCCGCCTCTCACGATCCGTACGGCGCCTCAGTCGACGAGTACGGGTACGAGGGCGACCAGCCGCTGGTGCGTCCGTACGCGATGACCGGCGGCCGGACCCGGCCGCGCTACCAGCTCGCCATCGAGGCGCTGGTCAGCACCACGGCCGACCCGGCACACCTCGCCACGCTCCTTCCGGAGCACCAGCGGATCTGCCACCTCTGCCGCGAGGTCAAGTCGGTGGCCGAGGTGTCGGCCCTCCTGTCGATGCCGCTCGGTGTCGCCCGGATCCTCGTGGCCGACCTGGCGGAGGCCGGCATGGTGGCGATCCACCAGCCGGGCAACGGAGAGACCGGCGGCACGCCGGACGTCACACTGCTCGAAAGGGTGCTCAGTGGACTTCGCAAGCTCTAG
- a CDS encoding nitrate- and nitrite sensing domain-containing protein, translated as MQGRFKRDGSGSPQARQGRADAPAEQEPRAGTDRGPSAPHTPNQGQGPSGGGGEGGRRASAAATSAEPSAAPPKVRAENEVGPRIALRNWRISTRLVALLTLPVVAATTLGGIRISDSLQDMEQLDHMQLLTKLTREATGLAQALQAERDLSAGPLANGRPVSDYQVANPRRKTDREYKAFLEATEDIPATEGDEALRSIRQNVSQIASQVTELHSIRGSAYEKGVSHSVTVEAYSRLIRSLLSLSQDMAQATSNPEMIKRTRALAAFSSAKEYASIQQAIIASALPPSDRTSGKLQQGDRLYGEAALNSEGVELKSFQAIYESTGGDAAERTESLNSGDPSINAANKYAERVLNSDDAMPNGPRRGHLNFTDEYSTKISAMNRIEAGLLGDMETMARELKQESQRDAIINGALILLVLGVSLIGAFVVARSMIRSLRRLQDTATKVAQDRLPELVKQLSESDPQDVDTSVESVGVHSRDEIGQVAAAFDDVHREAVRLAAEQALLRGNVNAMFTNLSRRSQGLIQRQLSLISELESREADPDQLSSLFKLDHLATRMRRNGENLLVLAGEEPGRRWTRPVPLVDVLRAAASEVEQYERIELAAVPATEVAGRVVNDLVHLLAELLENATSFSSPQTKVRVTGHALPDGRVLVEIHDTGIGLSPEDLAAINERLASPPTVDVSVSRRMGLFVVGRLSLRHGIRIQLRPSDSGGTTALVMLPVDVAQGGKKPMPKPGAGGQGAMPQGQGASAPGGRLPGGPGAAGGPGGGRPGQGGAPSSTAGRLGAGAGATRGQVGTSGPRAALPARDGAPQPRTPQPQNAQSEQTGRLPQAPQAPQSPDALRPGPGGGGLIGGAASAIPSRTDVWGNQSGPQAPQQPQQPQQPQGNQQGGYDLPRAELPGGDPQAQQQRPQAASWGNDPQQQPVRRPQQEMSPLDAPRGHEEPESAGLFGSPAAPQGPGSTGQFPRPDFGAPQQPQQQFPQQQAPQAYQGGAQDPASTAQFPRPDFGAPQGPGSTGQFPRPDFGAPQQPQQQQAQQPQAYQGGQQQFGRQPFVPQAQQQAPQAQPPAPRQRGGNDFGAPRPAEPAGRQPQQPQLQQPRRPEALPPAGGAGDGRTPLYDTLETSWSHQEQARQADPAQTMQTPVVSQPSAPAPRPAGDPAGDGGRQNGGAAWRTSPNDELVRQAERVRKPAAGGVTTSGLPRRVPKANLVPGTAQEQAHTAGPQVSRAPDDVRGRLTNLRRGIQQGRQAGNSTTGSHHLGPNHQQER; from the coding sequence GTGCAGGGACGTTTCAAGAGGGATGGCTCGGGGTCTCCCCAGGCCCGCCAGGGCCGAGCGGATGCTCCGGCGGAGCAGGAACCGCGTGCCGGGACCGACCGCGGTCCCTCGGCCCCGCACACCCCGAACCAGGGTCAGGGACCGTCCGGCGGCGGCGGTGAGGGCGGCAGGCGCGCGAGCGCCGCGGCCACCTCCGCCGAGCCGTCCGCCGCTCCCCCCAAGGTCCGGGCCGAGAACGAGGTCGGCCCCCGAATAGCCCTGCGCAACTGGCGCATCTCCACGCGCCTCGTCGCGCTCCTCACCCTCCCCGTGGTCGCGGCGACCACCCTGGGCGGCATCCGCATCAGCGACTCGCTCCAGGACATGGAGCAGCTCGACCACATGCAGCTGCTCACCAAGCTGACCCGAGAGGCCACGGGCCTCGCCCAGGCCCTGCAGGCCGAGCGCGACCTGTCCGCCGGCCCGCTGGCCAACGGCCGCCCGGTCAGCGACTACCAGGTCGCCAACCCGCGCCGGAAGACGGACCGCGAGTACAAGGCCTTCCTGGAGGCCACCGAGGACATCCCGGCCACCGAGGGCGACGAGGCGCTGCGCAGCATCCGCCAGAACGTCAGCCAGATCGCCTCGCAGGTCACCGAGCTCCACTCCATCCGGGGCAGCGCCTACGAGAAGGGCGTCTCGCACTCGGTGACGGTCGAGGCCTACAGCCGCCTCATCCGCTCGCTCCTCAGCCTGTCCCAGGACATGGCGCAGGCGACCAGCAACCCCGAGATGATCAAGCGGACCCGCGCGCTCGCCGCGTTCTCGTCCGCCAAGGAGTACGCCTCCATCCAGCAGGCGATCATCGCGTCCGCGCTTCCCCCGAGCGACCGGACCTCCGGCAAGCTCCAGCAGGGTGACCGCCTCTACGGCGAGGCCGCCCTCAACAGTGAGGGCGTCGAGCTCAAGTCCTTCCAGGCGATCTACGAGTCGACCGGCGGTGACGCCGCCGAGCGGACCGAGTCGCTGAACAGCGGCGACCCGTCGATCAACGCCGCCAACAAGTACGCCGAGCGCGTGCTGAACTCGGACGACGCGATGCCGAACGGCCCGCGCCGAGGTCACCTGAACTTCACCGACGAGTACAGCACCAAGATCTCCGCCATGAACCGCATCGAGGCGGGTCTGCTCGGCGACATGGAGACGATGGCCCGTGAGCTGAAGCAGGAGTCTCAGCGCGACGCCATCATCAACGGTGCCCTGATCCTCCTCGTCCTCGGCGTCTCGCTCATCGGCGCCTTCGTCGTGGCCCGGTCCATGATCCGCTCGCTGCGCCGGCTGCAGGACACCGCGACCAAGGTCGCCCAGGACCGCCTGCCCGAGCTCGTCAAGCAGCTCTCCGAGTCCGACCCGCAGGACGTCGACACCTCCGTCGAGTCCGTCGGTGTGCACTCCCGCGACGAGATCGGCCAGGTGGCCGCGGCCTTCGACGACGTGCACCGCGAGGCGGTCCGCCTCGCCGCCGAGCAGGCCCTCCTCCGGGGCAACGTCAACGCGATGTTCACCAACCTCTCGCGCCGTTCCCAGGGCCTCATCCAGCGTCAGCTCTCGCTCATCTCCGAGCTGGAGTCCCGCGAGGCCGACCCGGACCAGCTCTCCTCGCTGTTCAAGCTCGACCACCTCGCGACCCGTATGCGCCGGAACGGCGAGAACCTCCTCGTCCTCGCCGGTGAGGAGCCGGGCCGTCGCTGGACCCGCCCGGTCCCGCTGGTCGACGTCCTCCGTGCCGCCGCCTCCGAGGTGGAGCAGTACGAGCGCATCGAACTGGCCGCGGTCCCGGCGACCGAGGTCGCCGGCCGCGTCGTCAACGACCTCGTGCACCTCCTCGCCGAGCTGCTCGAGAACGCCACCTCGTTCTCCTCCCCGCAGACCAAGGTCCGGGTCACCGGTCACGCCCTGCCCGACGGCCGCGTGCTCGTCGAGATCCACGACACCGGCATCGGCCTCTCCCCCGAGGACCTCGCCGCGATCAACGAGCGGCTCGCCTCGCCGCCCACCGTGGACGTCTCCGTCTCCCGCCGCATGGGCCTGTTCGTGGTCGGCCGCCTGTCCCTGCGACACGGCATCCGGATCCAGCTGCGCCCGTCCGACTCGGGCGGCACCACCGCGCTCGTCATGCTCCCCGTCGACGTCGCCCAGGGCGGCAAGAAGCCCATGCCCAAGCCGGGCGCGGGCGGCCAGGGCGCGATGCCGCAGGGCCAGGGCGCCTCGGCCCCCGGCGGCCGTCTCCCCGGCGGCCCCGGCGCGGCCGGTGGCCCCGGCGGCGGACGTCCGGGCCAGGGCGGTGCCCCGTCCTCGACGGCCGGCCGCCTCGGTGCCGGTGCCGGTGCCACACGCGGTCAGGTCGGTACGAGCGGTCCCCGGGCCGCGCTGCCCGCCCGTGACGGCGCGCCCCAGCCCCGCACCCCGCAGCCGCAGAACGCCCAGTCGGAGCAGACCGGCCGGCTGCCGCAGGCCCCGCAGGCTCCCCAGTCGCCCGACGCGCTGCGTCCGGGCCCCGGCGGGGGCGGCCTCATCGGCGGCGCCGCGAGCGCCATCCCGTCCCGTACGGACGTGTGGGGCAACCAGTCCGGCCCGCAGGCACCGCAGCAGCCGCAGCAGCCGCAGCAGCCGCAGGGCAACCAGCAGGGCGGCTACGACCTCCCGCGCGCCGAACTGCCCGGCGGCGACCCGCAGGCGCAGCAGCAGCGCCCGCAGGCCGCGAGCTGGGGCAACGACCCGCAGCAGCAGCCGGTCCGGCGCCCGCAGCAGGAGATGTCCCCGCTGGACGCCCCGCGCGGTCACGAGGAGCCGGAGTCGGCGGGCCTGTTCGGGTCCCCGGCGGCTCCGCAGGGCCCCGGTTCCACGGGCCAGTTCCCGCGCCCGGACTTCGGCGCCCCGCAGCAGCCCCAGCAGCAGTTCCCGCAGCAGCAGGCCCCGCAGGCCTACCAGGGCGGTGCGCAGGACCCGGCGTCGACGGCGCAGTTCCCGCGCCCCGACTTCGGTGCTCCGCAGGGTCCCGGCTCCACCGGCCAGTTCCCGCGCCCGGACTTCGGCGCCCCGCAGCAGCCCCAGCAGCAGCAGGCCCAGCAGCCCCAGGCGTACCAGGGCGGCCAGCAGCAGTTCGGCCGGCAGCCCTTCGTGCCGCAGGCGCAGCAGCAGGCCCCGCAGGCCCAGCCCCCGGCGCCGCGCCAGCGGGGCGGCAACGACTTCGGTGCCCCGCGTCCGGCCGAGCCGGCCGGCCGGCAGCCGCAGCAGCCTCAGCTCCAGCAGCCGCGCCGGCCGGAGGCCCTGCCGCCGGCCGGTGGCGCGGGCGACGGTCGTACCCCGCTGTACGACACGCTCGAGACCAGCTGGTCGCACCAGGAGCAGGCGCGACAGGCGGATCCGGCGCAGACGATGCAGACCCCGGTCGTGTCGCAGCCGTCCGCTCCGGCGCCCCGTCCGGCCGGTGACCCGGCCGGTGACGGCGGCCGCCAGAACGGCGGGGCCGCCTGGCGGACCTCGCCCAACGACGAGCTGGTGCGCCAGGCGGAGCGGGTGCGCAAGCCCGCGGCCGGCGGCGTCACCACCTCCGGTCTTCCGCGCCGTGTGCCGAAGGCCAACCTCGTACCCGGGACCGCACAGGAGCAGGCCCACACGGCCGGCCCCCAGGTCTCGCGTGCACCCGACGACGTCCGCGGCCGGCTCACCAATCTGCGCCGCGGCATCCAGCAGGGCCGCCAGGCCGGCAACTCGACCACGGGTAGCCACCACCTCGGTCCGAACCATCAGCAGGAGCGTTAG
- a CDS encoding ATP/GTP-binding protein, whose translation MDFASSSGGAARSTTSAKIVVAGGFGVGKTTFVGAVSEINPLRTEAVMTSASAGIDDLTHTGGKTTTTVAMDFGRITLDQDLILYLFGTPGQDRFWFMWDDLVRGAIGAVVLVDTRRLADCFPAVDYFENSGLPFVIALNGFDGAQPYQPEEVREALQIGPDTPIITTDARHRADAKSALITLVEHALMARLK comes from the coding sequence GTGGACTTCGCAAGCTCTAGCGGCGGCGCGGCCAGATCGACCACCAGCGCGAAGATCGTGGTGGCGGGCGGCTTCGGCGTGGGCAAGACCACGTTCGTCGGCGCCGTCTCGGAGATCAACCCGCTGCGTACCGAAGCCGTCATGACCTCCGCGTCGGCCGGCATCGACGATCTGACGCACACCGGTGGCAAGACGACGACGACCGTCGCCATGGACTTCGGCCGCATCACCCTCGACCAGGACCTGATCCTGTACCTCTTCGGTACCCCGGGTCAGGACCGCTTCTGGTTCATGTGGGACGACCTCGTCCGCGGCGCCATCGGCGCCGTCGTCCTGGTCGACACCCGCCGCCTCGCCGACTGCTTCCCCGCCGTCGACTACTTCGAGAACAGCGGTCTCCCCTTCGTCATCGCCCTCAACGGCTTCGACGGAGCCCAGCCCTACCAGCCGGAGGAGGTCCGCGAGGCCCTCCAGATCGGCCCCGACACCCCCATCATCACCACCGACGCCCGCCACCGCGCCGACGCCAAGAGCGCCCTCATCACGCTCGTCGAGCACGCCCTCATGGCACGCCTCAAGTAA
- the ndgR gene encoding IclR family transcriptional regulator NdgR, which produces MDNSSGVGVLDKAALVLSALESGPATLAGLVAATGLARPTAHRLAVALEHHRMVARDMQGRFILGPRLAELAAAAGEDRLLATAGPVLTHLRDVTGESAQLYRRQGDMRICVAAAERLSGLRDTVPVGSTLTMKAGSSAQILMAWEEPERLHRGLQGARFTATALSGVRRRGWAQSIGEREPGVASVSAPVRGPSNRVVAAVSVSGPIERLTRHPGRMHAQAVIDAAARLSEALRRNG; this is translated from the coding sequence ATGGACAACTCTAGCGGCGTAGGCGTTCTCGACAAGGCAGCCCTTGTCCTGAGCGCCCTGGAGTCCGGTCCGGCCACCCTCGCAGGACTGGTCGCGGCGACGGGACTCGCACGACCCACGGCCCACCGACTGGCCGTGGCACTGGAACACCACCGGATGGTGGCGCGTGACATGCAGGGCCGGTTCATCCTCGGACCGCGCCTGGCGGAGCTCGCCGCCGCGGCCGGCGAGGACCGCCTGCTCGCGACCGCGGGCCCGGTTCTGACGCATCTGCGCGACGTCACCGGCGAGAGCGCCCAGCTCTACCGACGCCAGGGCGACATGCGCATCTGCGTGGCGGCGGCCGAGCGGCTCTCGGGCCTGCGGGACACCGTCCCGGTCGGCTCGACGCTGACCATGAAGGCCGGCTCGTCCGCGCAGATCCTGATGGCCTGGGAGGAGCCCGAGCGGCTGCACCGCGGCCTCCAGGGCGCCCGCTTCACGGCGACGGCCCTGTCGGGCGTACGGCGCCGCGGCTGGGCCCAGTCGATCGGCGAGCGGGAGCCGGGCGTGGCGTCCGTCTCCGCGCCCGTACGCGGTCCCTCGAACCGCGTGGTGGCCGCCGTCTCGGTCTCGGGCCCCATCGAGCGTCTGACGCGCCACCCGGGCCGTATGCACGCCCAGGCGGTCATCGACGCCGCCGCCCGTCTCTCCGAGGCGCTCCGCCGCAACGGCTGA
- a CDS encoding HAD family hydrolase: protein MTIRAVLWDIDDTIFDYASADRTGMRAHLAAEGLLDAWGSAEEALRRWKELTELHWRRYEAEGGDFRDQRRDRVRDFLGRPALTAAEADDWFDRYVVHYEAAWELFPDTVPVLDLLARDYRHGVLSNSSIHNQDHKLRALGVRDRFEAVVCAAELGVAKPAAEAFHAACTLLDLRPHQVAYVGDHPDIDARGAVEAGLRGIWLDRAGTGGRPELTRITDLRQLPALLRADTRFGAPSTFG, encoded by the coding sequence ATGACCATCCGCGCGGTGCTCTGGGACATCGACGACACGATCTTCGACTACGCGAGCGCGGACCGGACCGGGATGCGGGCGCACCTCGCCGCCGAGGGGCTGCTGGACGCCTGGGGCTCCGCCGAGGAGGCCCTGCGGCGCTGGAAGGAGCTCACGGAGCTGCACTGGCGCCGGTACGAGGCCGAGGGCGGGGACTTCCGGGACCAGCGGCGCGACCGGGTGCGGGACTTCCTCGGGCGGCCGGCGCTCACCGCCGCCGAGGCCGACGACTGGTTCGACCGGTACGTGGTCCACTACGAGGCCGCCTGGGAGCTCTTCCCCGACACCGTGCCCGTCCTCGACCTGCTGGCCCGGGACTACCGCCACGGAGTGCTGTCCAACTCCAGCATCCACAACCAGGACCACAAGCTCCGCGCGCTGGGCGTACGGGACCGCTTCGAGGCCGTGGTGTGCGCCGCCGAGCTGGGGGTGGCCAAGCCCGCCGCGGAGGCCTTCCACGCCGCCTGCACCCTCCTCGACCTGCGCCCCCACCAGGTGGCGTACGTCGGGGACCACCCGGACATCGACGCCCGGGGCGCCGTGGAGGCGGGCCTCCGGGGGATCTGGCTGGACCGCGCGGGGACCGGCGGGAGGCCCGAGCTGACCCGGATCACCGACCTCCGCCAGCTGCCCGCGCTGCTGCGTGCGGATACGCGTTTTGGAGCACCGTCCACCTTCGGGTAA